A single genomic interval of Nocardioides nitrophenolicus harbors:
- a CDS encoding ABC transporter ATP-binding protein yields the protein MGETLVTALHGASLSVAPGELVAVRGASGSGKSTLLHLAGGLDAPSTGDVLVEGQSLSGLSRKDLARLRRRSIGYVFQDLNLVPSLTAAENIALPRELDGVAAAEARTDALAALEEVGLREVADRFPDEMSGGQQQRVAIARALIGPRRLVLADEPTGALDSETGEGVLRLLRARCDAGAACLLVTHEPRHSAWADRVVFISDGAIVDETVADAPAALDLGALT from the coding sequence GTGGGCGAGACCCTCGTGACCGCGCTGCACGGCGCGTCGCTGAGCGTCGCGCCCGGCGAGCTGGTCGCGGTCCGCGGCGCGTCCGGCTCGGGCAAGAGCACGCTGCTGCACCTGGCCGGTGGGCTGGACGCGCCGAGCACCGGCGACGTCCTGGTCGAGGGCCAGTCCCTCTCCGGACTCTCCCGCAAGGACCTGGCCCGGCTGCGGCGGCGCTCGATCGGCTACGTCTTCCAGGACCTCAACCTGGTGCCGTCGCTGACCGCCGCCGAGAACATCGCGCTGCCCCGGGAGCTCGACGGCGTCGCCGCCGCCGAGGCGCGCACCGACGCGCTCGCTGCGCTGGAGGAGGTCGGGCTGCGCGAGGTCGCCGACCGGTTCCCCGACGAGATGTCGGGCGGGCAGCAGCAGCGGGTCGCGATCGCCCGCGCGCTCATCGGTCCGCGGCGCCTGGTGCTCGCCGACGAGCCGACCGGCGCGCTGGACAGCGAGACCGGTGAGGGCGTGCTGCGGCTGCTGCGGGCGCGCTGCGACGCGGGCGCCGCCTGCCTGCTGGTCACCCACGAGCCGCGGCACTCCGCCTGGGCCGACCGGGTGGTCTTCATCAGCGACGGCGCCATCGTCGACGAGACCGTCGCCGACGCGCCCGCCGCCCTCGACCTCGGGGCGCTGACGTGA
- a CDS encoding PadR family transcriptional regulator, with amino-acid sequence MSIKHGLLALLAPGPKYGYQLKAEFEATTGSAWPLNIGQVYSTLQRLEKGGQIEADGVPDDDGRVVYALTPAGREELTGWFRSPIAQESRPRDELAIKLAMAVNTPGVEAREVVQAQRRQAMSSLQSLTRAKASVPDEDLARVMVIDSLIFAVEAEVSWLDRCEARLRKARTVQIPEKEAVQ; translated from the coding sequence ATGTCCATCAAGCACGGTCTCCTGGCGCTCCTGGCGCCGGGCCCGAAGTACGGCTACCAGCTCAAGGCCGAGTTCGAGGCCACGACCGGGTCGGCCTGGCCGCTGAACATCGGGCAGGTCTACTCGACCCTCCAGCGCCTGGAGAAGGGCGGCCAGATCGAGGCCGACGGGGTGCCGGACGACGACGGGCGCGTGGTCTACGCGCTCACCCCGGCCGGTCGTGAGGAGCTGACCGGCTGGTTCCGCTCGCCGATCGCGCAGGAGTCGCGCCCGCGCGACGAGCTCGCCATCAAGCTGGCGATGGCCGTGAACACCCCCGGCGTCGAGGCGCGCGAGGTGGTCCAGGCCCAGCGCCGCCAGGCGATGAGCTCCCTGCAGTCCCTGACCCGCGCCAAGGCGTCGGTCCCCGACGAGGACCTGGCCCGGGTGATGGTCATCGACTCGCTGATCTTCGCCGTCGAGGCCGAGGTCAGCTGGCTCGACCGCTGTGAAGCCCGGCTCCGCAAGGCCCGAACCGTTCAGATCCCCGAGAAGGAGGCCGTCCAGTGA
- a CDS encoding maleylpyruvate isomerase family mycothiol-dependent enzyme has product MEWIDLLETTTGRFAEVLATGDLAAPVPTCPGWTLADLGEHTRWVHAWATHAVVEGSPDGDSPAPGPGREVLVAGYRAAASGLVDVLRRTPPDAPAWTFGPEKVAGFWPRRQVHEVTMHLYDALGSQDRTREWQPGPELGWDGVEEVASLFYPRQVRLGRSEPLTAPVRVVATDLDRSLVLEPDAAGKPVELAAPATDLLLQLWGRLPASGPAADVLAGARITS; this is encoded by the coding sequence ATGGAGTGGATCGACCTGCTGGAGACGACGACCGGCCGGTTCGCGGAGGTGCTCGCCACGGGCGACCTCGCCGCGCCGGTGCCGACCTGTCCGGGCTGGACCCTGGCCGACCTCGGCGAGCACACCCGCTGGGTGCACGCCTGGGCCACCCACGCCGTCGTCGAGGGCTCCCCCGACGGCGACAGCCCCGCTCCCGGGCCCGGGCGCGAGGTCCTGGTCGCCGGCTACCGGGCGGCGGCGAGCGGCCTCGTCGACGTCCTGCGTCGCACCCCGCCGGACGCGCCGGCCTGGACCTTCGGCCCCGAGAAGGTGGCCGGGTTCTGGCCGCGGCGCCAGGTCCACGAGGTCACCATGCACCTCTACGACGCGCTCGGCTCCCAGGACCGCACCCGCGAGTGGCAGCCGGGCCCCGAGCTCGGCTGGGACGGCGTGGAGGAGGTGGCGAGCCTGTTCTACCCGCGTCAGGTGCGACTCGGCCGCAGCGAGCCGCTGACCGCGCCGGTGCGCGTGGTCGCCACCGACCTCGACCGCTCGCTCGTGCTCGAGCCGGACGCGGCCGGGAAACCGGTCGAGCTGGCCGCACCGGCCACCGACCTGCTGCTCCAGCTCTGGGGGCGGCTGCCCGCGAGCGGACCAGCGGCGGACGTGCTGGCGGGGGCGCGGATCACCTCCTGA
- a CDS encoding SIMPL domain-containing protein: MPTEFTVRGSHSAFQSPERGTAHVTLAFQGPALQPVYDRVAGDLDAVRASIQELHDPAQGPVTWWSTQQVRTWAQRPWNKDGKQLPLVHHASVGVRVKFRDFARLATWVGRLVSSADGFRLDGVEWALTEARRVELERAVRTHAVQDAVRRAQEYADALGLGQVRPVAVADAGMLSQGISPMGGGGPAGFMRMAAKDSGGGAELELAPEDIEVSAEVDARFVAD; this comes from the coding sequence ATGCCGACCGAGTTCACGGTGCGCGGGTCGCACTCCGCCTTCCAGTCGCCCGAGCGCGGCACCGCGCACGTCACGCTGGCCTTCCAGGGCCCGGCACTGCAGCCGGTGTACGACCGGGTGGCCGGCGACCTCGACGCGGTGCGGGCCTCGATCCAGGAACTCCACGACCCGGCGCAGGGACCGGTCACCTGGTGGTCGACCCAGCAGGTGCGGACCTGGGCGCAGCGGCCGTGGAACAAGGACGGCAAGCAGCTCCCGCTCGTCCACCACGCCAGCGTCGGGGTGCGGGTCAAGTTCCGTGACTTCGCCCGGCTCGCCACCTGGGTGGGCCGGCTGGTCAGCTCGGCCGACGGCTTCCGCCTCGACGGCGTCGAGTGGGCGCTGACCGAGGCGCGGCGGGTCGAGCTGGAGCGCGCCGTGCGCACCCACGCGGTGCAGGACGCCGTCCGCCGGGCCCAGGAGTACGCCGACGCGCTCGGCCTCGGCCAGGTCCGCCCCGTCGCGGTGGCCGACGCCGGCATGCTCAGCCAGGGCATCTCCCCGATGGGCGGCGGCGGACCGGCCGGGTTCATGCGGATGGCCGCCAAGGACAGCGGGGGCGGCGCCGAGCTGGAGCTGGCACCCGAGGACATCGAGGTCAGCGCCGAGGTCGACGCCCGCTTCGTCGCGGACTGA
- the truA gene encoding tRNA pseudouridine(38-40) synthase TruA encodes MRLRIDLAYDGGDFRGWAAQPGLRTVQAELTSALTTVLRLPVGSLRVTCAGRTDSGVHARGQVVHVDVPEDPEEGSPTAARQVTQLDVLARRVNGVLDKTVRVRRISAAPEGFDARFAALWRRYAYRIVDDPERVDPLTRNHVLFWPRRLDVAAMDQAAGSLVGLHDFAAFCKHREGATTIRTLLEFGWSRTDDGLVVGHVKADAFCHSMVRALVGCMIAIGEGRQDPAWAVEILTGRRRDQGVVVVPAHGLTLEEVAYPDAAGLAARVAQTAARRTAEETQR; translated from the coding sequence GTGCGCCTGCGGATCGACCTCGCCTACGACGGCGGCGACTTCCGGGGCTGGGCGGCGCAGCCCGGGCTGCGCACGGTGCAGGCCGAGCTGACCTCGGCGCTGACGACGGTGCTGCGACTCCCGGTCGGCTCGTTGCGGGTGACCTGCGCGGGCCGGACCGACTCGGGGGTGCACGCGCGCGGGCAGGTCGTGCACGTGGACGTGCCGGAGGATCCCGAGGAGGGCTCGCCGACGGCGGCGCGCCAGGTCACCCAGCTCGACGTACTGGCGCGGCGGGTGAACGGGGTGCTCGACAAGACGGTGCGGGTACGCCGGATCAGTGCGGCGCCCGAGGGCTTCGACGCGCGCTTCGCGGCGCTGTGGCGGCGCTATGCGTACCGGATCGTCGACGACCCGGAGCGGGTGGACCCGCTGACCCGCAACCACGTGCTGTTCTGGCCGCGCCGGCTCGACGTCGCCGCGATGGACCAGGCGGCGGGCTCGCTGGTCGGGCTGCACGACTTCGCCGCGTTCTGCAAGCACCGGGAGGGCGCGACGACCATCCGCACCCTGCTGGAGTTCGGCTGGAGCCGGACCGACGACGGGCTCGTCGTCGGGCACGTCAAGGCCGACGCGTTCTGTCATTCGATGGTGCGGGCCCTGGTCGGCTGCATGATCGCGATCGGCGAGGGCCGGCAGGACCCGGCGTGGGCGGTCGAGATCCTGACCGGGCGGCGGCGCGACCAGGGGGTGGTCGTGGTGCCGGCGCACGGGCTGACCCTCGAGGAGGTCGCCTATCCCGACGCCGCCGGGCTCGCGGCGCGGGTGGCGCAGACCGCCGCCCGTCGTACGGCCGAGGAGACGCAGCGGTGA
- a CDS encoding class I SAM-dependent methyltransferase — translation MSDEHYFSADPAVAFQRAPVEAEVWGHRLRLVSGSGVFAQGRLDIGTSVLFRETEPPTGGRILDLGCGYGVIGLACAVAAPAATVTAVDVNQRAVLLANENAASLGLGERFSATTPDQVDPAATYDEIWSNPPIRIGKAALHELLLTWLPRLAPEGRAVLVVGKNLGADSLQRWLGEQGFPTGRIASAKGFRVLETRRG, via the coding sequence GTGAGCGACGAGCACTACTTCTCCGCCGACCCGGCGGTCGCCTTCCAGCGCGCCCCCGTCGAGGCCGAGGTCTGGGGCCACCGGCTGCGCCTGGTCAGCGGCTCCGGCGTGTTCGCCCAGGGCCGCCTCGACATCGGTACCTCGGTCCTGTTCCGCGAGACCGAGCCGCCCACCGGCGGGCGGATCCTGGACCTGGGCTGCGGGTACGGCGTGATCGGGCTCGCCTGCGCCGTCGCGGCCCCCGCCGCCACCGTCACCGCGGTCGACGTCAACCAGCGCGCCGTCCTGCTGGCCAACGAGAACGCCGCCTCGCTGGGCCTGGGGGAGCGGTTCAGCGCGACGACCCCGGACCAGGTCGACCCCGCGGCGACGTACGACGAGATCTGGTCCAACCCGCCGATCCGGATCGGCAAGGCTGCCCTCCACGAGCTGCTGCTGACCTGGCTGCCGCGGCTCGCGCCCGAGGGCCGCGCGGTGCTGGTGGTCGGCAAGAACCTGGGCGCCGACTCGCTGCAGCGCTGGCTGGGCGAGCAGGGCTTCCCGACCGGCCGGATCGCCAGCGCGAAGGGGTTCCGGGTCCTCGAGACCCGTCGTGGGTGA